The following proteins come from a genomic window of Acidimicrobiales bacterium:
- a CDS encoding SulP family inorganic anion transporter, with amino-acid sequence MSFEASTPSGHGAAAPAGPRPGLVARFTGGASPRKELLAGLVVAIALIPEAIAFSIIAGVDPAVGLYASFSIAVIIAFTGGRPGMISGATGAMALVMVPLVRDHGVEYLFAATIATGVVQVIFGALGVGRLMRFVPRTVMVGFVNALAILIFLAQLEHVVGESWGVWAMVAVGLGLIYGIPRITKAIPAPLIAIVVLTAVAVGFDMGLPTVGDMGELPSDIPFFGLPDVPFDLETLRIIAPYAVTLAIIGLLESMLTAQLLDDITDTRSDKDRESRGQGIANVATGFLGGMAGCAMIGQSMINARSGGRSRLSTLSAGVFLLVMIFALGDLVAVIPMAALVAVMVVVSVATFDWSSLRPKSLRSTPKSETAVMVVTVGTVVLTHNLAYGVAAGVVLATVFFARRVAHLVEVTSVLDPDGDERVYALTGELFFASTNELVHSFTYDDTVARVVIDLTDAHVWDSSAVATLDAVVDKFERRGITVTLVGLNEASRALHTRLTGQMDTGH; translated from the coding sequence ATGTCTTTCGAAGCAAGTACTCCCTCCGGACACGGCGCTGCCGCGCCCGCCGGGCCTCGTCCCGGCCTCGTCGCCCGCTTCACCGGCGGGGCGTCGCCGCGCAAGGAGCTCCTCGCCGGTCTGGTCGTGGCCATCGCCCTGATCCCCGAGGCCATCGCGTTCTCGATCATCGCGGGGGTCGACCCTGCCGTCGGGCTCTACGCATCGTTCTCCATCGCCGTCATCATCGCCTTCACCGGTGGGCGTCCCGGGATGATCTCGGGCGCCACGGGGGCGATGGCTCTCGTCATGGTCCCGCTCGTGCGGGACCACGGTGTGGAGTATCTCTTCGCGGCCACGATCGCCACCGGCGTCGTCCAGGTGATCTTCGGGGCGCTCGGCGTCGGGCGGCTCATGCGGTTCGTGCCGCGCACCGTCATGGTGGGCTTCGTCAACGCGCTGGCCATCTTGATCTTCCTGGCGCAGCTCGAACACGTCGTGGGGGAGTCGTGGGGCGTGTGGGCGATGGTCGCCGTCGGGCTCGGCCTCATCTACGGGATCCCCAGAATCACGAAGGCGATCCCCGCTCCGCTCATCGCGATCGTGGTCCTCACCGCGGTGGCGGTCGGCTTCGACATGGGTCTCCCGACCGTCGGCGACATGGGCGAGCTGCCCTCCGACATCCCGTTCTTCGGCCTCCCCGACGTCCCGTTCGATCTCGAGACGCTGCGGATCATCGCCCCCTACGCGGTGACGCTGGCGATCATCGGATTGTTGGAGTCGATGCTCACAGCGCAGCTGCTCGACGACATCACCGACACGCGCTCGGACAAGGACCGCGAGTCACGGGGTCAGGGCATCGCGAATGTCGCCACCGGGTTCCTCGGTGGGATGGCCGGCTGCGCCATGATCGGCCAGTCGATGATCAACGCCCGCTCCGGTGGTCGGAGCCGCCTCTCGACGCTGTCGGCCGGTGTCTTCCTCCTCGTGATGATCTTCGCCCTCGGCGACCTCGTCGCGGTGATCCCCATGGCGGCGCTCGTCGCGGTCATGGTCGTGGTGTCGGTTGCGACCTTCGACTGGTCGAGCCTGCGGCCGAAGTCGCTTCGGTCGACGCCCAAGTCCGAGACGGCGGTCATGGTGGTCACGGTGGGGACCGTCGTGCTCACCCACAACCTCGCGTACGGCGTCGCCGCGGGTGTCGTCCTCGCGACGGTCTTCTTCGCCCGCCGTGTGGCCCACCTCGTCGAGGTCACGAGTGTGTTGGATCCCGACGGTGACGAACGTGTCTACGCGCTGACGGGCGAGCTGTTCTTCGCCTCCACCAACGAACTCGTCCACTCGTTCACCTACGACGACACCGTCGCCAGGGTGGTGATCGACCTGACCGACGCCCACGTGTGGGACTCGTCGGCCGTCGCGACCCTCGACGCCGTGGTCGACAAGTTCGAGAGACGCGGGATCACCGTCACCCTCGTGGGGCTGAACGAGGCCAGCCGGGCGCTGCACACGCGCCTGACGGGCCAGATGGACACCGGTCACTGA
- the rsgA gene encoding ribosome small subunit-dependent GTPase A, protein MSDDDQPGSGGAAAPATFEMLGWSDRWEALATDAAAGEPGRVLRHDGTAVLVGTASGTEHFLLRATTPPVAVGDWVIVGPDAVEGVLPRSSLLARRDPSTGGAQPIAANVDIVGIVCGLDRPVKLGRVRRFATLAWDAGATPLVILSKADLVEDVAAITDEIITAIPGVDVIAVSAAKADGMSALLERCVDTTLVLVGESGAGKSTLVNALAGHEATRTSEVRTGDHKGRHTTTARQLHLLNGPVRLIDTPGVREVGIVADVDTVDAGFADIAELALDCRFGDCAHTTEPGCAVRAAVEEGELSAERLGAWEELRREAASAELRADPAAHRRADRRLGRVYREVKEMKRRNR, encoded by the coding sequence GTGTCGGATGACGATCAGCCCGGATCGGGTGGGGCGGCCGCGCCAGCAACCTTCGAGATGCTCGGGTGGTCGGATCGGTGGGAGGCGCTCGCCACCGATGCGGCCGCCGGCGAGCCGGGACGCGTGCTGCGCCACGACGGCACGGCGGTACTGGTGGGGACGGCGTCCGGCACGGAGCACTTCCTGCTGCGCGCGACCACACCGCCGGTGGCGGTGGGCGACTGGGTGATCGTCGGACCCGACGCGGTCGAGGGCGTGCTGCCCCGCTCCTCGCTCCTCGCGCGCCGCGACCCCTCCACTGGGGGCGCCCAGCCCATCGCCGCGAACGTCGACATCGTGGGGATCGTGTGCGGTCTGGACCGACCGGTGAAGCTCGGTCGGGTCCGGCGCTTCGCGACCCTCGCCTGGGATGCCGGCGCCACCCCGCTCGTGATCCTGTCGAAGGCGGACCTCGTCGAAGACGTGGCCGCCATCACCGACGAGATCATCACTGCCATCCCCGGCGTCGACGTGATCGCGGTCTCGGCGGCGAAGGCCGACGGCATGTCCGCGCTCCTCGAGCGGTGTGTGGACACGACGCTCGTGCTCGTCGGGGAATCGGGCGCCGGAAAGTCCACACTCGTCAACGCGCTGGCCGGCCACGAGGCGACCCGGACGAGCGAGGTTCGAACCGGCGACCACAAGGGCCGCCACACGACGACGGCCCGACAGCTCCATCTCCTGAACGGCCCGGTGCGTCTCATCGACACCCCTGGGGTGCGTGAGGTGGGCATCGTCGCAGACGTCGACACGGTCGACGCCGGATTCGCCGATATCGCGGAGTTGGCGCTCGACTGCCGGTTCGGTGACTGCGCCCACACGACCGAACCCGGATGCGCCGTCCGTGCCGCCGTCGAAGAAGGCGAGCTCAGCGCCGAACGTCTCGGGGCATGGGAAGAACTGCGGCGTGAGGCCGCTTCCGCCGAGCTACGCGCCGACCCGGCAGCGCACCGGCGGGCCGACCGACGGCTCGGGCGGGTTTACCGCGAGGTCAAGGAAATGAAGCGCCGCAACCGTTGA
- a CDS encoding alpha/beta hydrolase, with protein sequence MTAVLVHGVPETAGVWGPMTDHLAGDIVTLSLPGFGTPLPEGFEPTKEAYAQWLAGELASMGEPVHLVAHDWGALLSLRVLAGRPGNIASWVLDFGDIDAGFAWHDLAQLWISPGGEEFMDGLLAMSVEDRAAMLAAAGIPESGALDMAAGIDDTMAAAILSLYRSAVDVGAEWGPGIDEVTGRGMIIQATNDTYGSPARIARLAERTGARVAPMEGSGHWWMLDDPAGAAALITDFWGFNQSDVWDT encoded by the coding sequence GTGACCGCAGTCCTCGTCCACGGTGTACCCGAGACGGCCGGCGTGTGGGGCCCGATGACGGACCACCTGGCCGGCGACATCGTCACGCTGAGTCTGCCGGGATTCGGTACGCCGCTGCCGGAGGGCTTCGAACCCACGAAGGAGGCCTACGCGCAGTGGCTTGCCGGCGAATTGGCGTCGATGGGCGAGCCGGTCCATCTCGTGGCCCACGACTGGGGGGCACTGTTGTCGTTGCGTGTGCTCGCCGGCCGGCCGGGCAACATCGCATCGTGGGTGCTGGACTTCGGCGATATCGACGCTGGCTTCGCCTGGCACGACCTGGCTCAGCTGTGGATCTCACCCGGTGGTGAGGAGTTCATGGACGGGTTGCTCGCCATGTCGGTCGAGGATCGCGCCGCGATGCTCGCCGCCGCCGGTATCCCCGAGTCCGGGGCGCTCGACATGGCCGCAGGTATCGACGACACGATGGCGGCGGCGATCCTGTCGCTCTACCGGTCGGCGGTGGACGTCGGCGCGGAGTGGGGCCCGGGCATCGACGAGGTCACGGGCCGAGGGATGATCATCCAGGCGACGAACGACACCTACGGCAGTCCAGCGAGAATCGCCCGTCTCGCGGAGAGGACCGGCGCCCGGGTCGCTCCGATGGAGGGCAGCGGGCACTGGTGGATGCTGGACGATCCGGCGGGTGCGGCGGCTCTCATCACCGATTTCTGGGGCTTCAACCAGTCCGACGTCTGGGACACGTAG